A single region of the Candidatus Nanopelagicales bacterium genome encodes:
- a CDS encoding pyridoxal-phosphate dependent enzyme yields MTSVPRPRNRLLADPTPLYRLERLSRAIDREIWIKRDDLTPVAMGGNKVRKLEYLLDEADDRDADVLVTVGAAQSNHARAVAAVAAMTGREARLILAGHPGATPTGNLLLDEMWNARLEFVSSGGWPACLRRAEELAAELAAAGRRPFVIPVGGSTVTGALGYARAYDELLEQGVTGTLVCASGSGGTHGGLLAGHALTSTGPEVVAVQVSQTAQYLSDMAADLAEGVVHRLAATPERSAVVTVLDGYLGQRYGLATDGGRRAQALLMQTEGVVLDEVYTAKAFAAVLAADERIPAGPVTFIHTGGGPSVFARE; encoded by the coding sequence GTGACGTCAGTGCCCCGGCCCCGTAATCGCCTGTTGGCCGATCCGACTCCGCTCTATCGGCTCGAGCGGCTGTCCCGCGCGATCGACCGGGAGATCTGGATCAAGCGGGACGATCTCACTCCAGTAGCCATGGGCGGCAACAAGGTCCGCAAACTCGAGTACTTGCTCGACGAGGCGGATGATCGCGATGCCGATGTGCTGGTCACGGTTGGCGCAGCGCAGTCCAATCATGCCCGCGCGGTTGCCGCGGTCGCTGCGATGACAGGTCGCGAGGCACGGCTGATCCTCGCGGGTCACCCGGGAGCAACGCCGACCGGGAATCTGCTGCTCGATGAGATGTGGAATGCGCGACTGGAGTTCGTGTCGTCCGGTGGTTGGCCCGCATGCCTGCGGCGAGCCGAGGAGTTGGCGGCGGAACTTGCAGCAGCGGGTCGGCGACCCTTTGTGATACCCGTCGGTGGGTCGACGGTGACGGGTGCGTTGGGCTACGCCCGCGCGTATGACGAACTGCTCGAGCAGGGGGTCACGGGAACATTGGTGTGCGCGTCGGGCAGCGGGGGCACCCATGGGGGTCTTCTCGCCGGGCACGCGTTGACGTCCACGGGACCAGAGGTCGTTGCGGTGCAGGTCTCACAGACAGCGCAGTATCTGTCGGACATGGCCGCGGACCTGGCCGAGGGAGTGGTCCACCGACTGGCGGCGACTCCCGAACGGTCGGCTGTCGTCACAGTGCTGGACGGCTACTTGGGGCAGCGGTACGGCCTCGCCACGGACGGCGGCAGGAGGGCGCAGGCCCTGCTGATGCAGACCGAGGGAGTCGTGCTCGACGAGGTCTACACCGCGAAGGCCTTCGCCGCTGTCCTGGCCGCGGACGAACGCATCCCCGCGGGTCCGGTGACCTTCATTCACACCGGCGGGGGGCCGTCCGTTTTCGCCCGCGAGTAG
- a CDS encoding MaoC family dehydratase, which yields MSKTNPGNFFEDFAVGQVIDHATPRTVTEGDRAVYGALYPTRFAIPSSASFAASVGLKPHPVEDLIGFHIAFGKTVPDISLNAVANLGYAECRFVRPVIPGDTLRTTSTVIGLKQNSNGKSGVVYVRSVATNQRGEVAIEWARWVMVHKRDQSVPAPDTVIPELAPFVDPADLVIPEGLDFTDYDFEAAGEPHRFGDYDIGERIDHVDGVTLTDPEHMMATRLWQNTAKVHFNTQARPDGRRLVYGGHVISLARALSFNGLANAQLVAAINAGAHTAPAFAGGHHLCLVRGARQG from the coding sequence ATGAGCAAGACGAACCCGGGCAACTTCTTCGAGGACTTCGCGGTCGGCCAGGTCATCGACCACGCGACCCCCCGCACCGTCACGGAGGGCGATCGGGCGGTCTACGGCGCTCTGTATCCGACGCGGTTCGCGATCCCCTCGTCGGCGTCATTCGCGGCATCGGTTGGCCTGAAACCGCACCCGGTCGAGGACCTGATCGGGTTTCACATCGCCTTCGGTAAGACCGTGCCCGACATCTCGCTCAACGCCGTGGCGAATCTGGGTTACGCGGAATGCCGGTTCGTCCGCCCGGTGATCCCCGGCGACACGTTGCGCACAACGTCGACGGTCATCGGACTGAAGCAGAACTCCAACGGCAAGAGCGGTGTCGTTTACGTGCGCTCGGTTGCGACGAACCAGCGTGGCGAAGTCGCCATCGAGTGGGCCCGCTGGGTCATGGTGCACAAGCGCGACCAGTCGGTTCCCGCTCCCGACACGGTGATCCCCGAGCTCGCGCCCTTCGTGGATCCGGCGGATCTCGTGATCCCGGAGGGACTGGACTTCACGGACTACGACTTCGAAGCAGCCGGAGAGCCTCATCGGTTCGGCGACTACGACATCGGGGAGCGGATCGACCATGTCGACGGAGTCACCCTGACCGACCCGGAGCACATGATGGCCACGCGACTGTGGCAGAACACCGCGAAGGTGCACTTCAATACGCAAGCCCGGCCGGACGGTCGGCGACTCGTCTACGGGGGGCACGTCATCTCGCTGGCGCGGGCGCTGTCGTTCAACGGCTTGGCGAATGCGCAGTTGGTCGCGGCGATCAACGCAGGCGCCCACACCGCCCCTGCGTTCGCCGGAGGACACCATCTATGCCTGGTCCGAGGTGCTCGACAAGGCTGA
- a CDS encoding aminotransferase class I/II-fold pyridoxal phosphate-dependent enzyme, with protein MPHESPEPTALVERMRPYSRTIFGEMSALATRLGAVNLGQGFPDDDGPEVVKQAAIEAIRDGRGNQYPPAHGLPELRRAIASHQKRRYGLELDWQTDVVVATGASGAIAASVLALTEPGDEVVMFDPYFDLYPADIALAGATRVTVPLSGPDLRPDPAALAAAITPRTRLLLLNSPHNPTGIVFTRAELEAVARVACEHDLLVIADEAYEHLWFDDNEHVPIATLPGMWERTVTIGSGGKSFSFTGWKVGWATGPRRLIDAVKVVRQHLSYVSSGPFQWAIAEGLTLPDQYFTEFRTSLAARRDLLATGLANLGMRVLTTQGTYFISTDVTGSPSPDVTGSPSPHVTGSPSPHVTGSPSTDVTGPSFNSGSEFCEWIPQHAGVVAIPMSALSDHPQAEPFVRWAFCKEPGTLREAITRLEVALSRRRQARLT; from the coding sequence ATGCCGCATGAGTCCCCAGAACCCACCGCCCTGGTCGAGCGGATGCGGCCGTACTCACGAACGATCTTTGGCGAGATGTCGGCGCTCGCGACCCGACTCGGGGCCGTCAATCTAGGACAGGGGTTCCCCGATGACGATGGCCCCGAGGTGGTCAAACAGGCGGCGATCGAGGCCATCCGAGACGGCCGCGGCAACCAGTACCCTCCGGCACACGGGCTGCCCGAACTGCGTCGTGCCATCGCATCGCACCAGAAACGCCGCTATGGCCTGGAACTCGACTGGCAGACCGATGTTGTGGTGGCGACCGGCGCGTCGGGAGCCATCGCTGCTTCTGTGTTGGCGCTGACCGAACCCGGTGATGAGGTCGTCATGTTCGACCCGTACTTCGACCTCTACCCGGCAGACATCGCCCTCGCCGGGGCCACTCGGGTCACCGTGCCGCTTTCGGGGCCGGACCTGCGCCCCGATCCGGCGGCCCTCGCCGCGGCAATCACTCCCCGCACTCGACTGCTGCTGCTGAACTCCCCGCACAATCCGACGGGCATCGTTTTCACCCGGGCCGAACTCGAGGCCGTGGCTCGGGTCGCCTGCGAGCACGACCTCCTCGTGATCGCCGATGAGGCATACGAGCACCTGTGGTTCGACGACAACGAACACGTTCCGATCGCGACCCTCCCCGGAATGTGGGAGCGGACCGTCACTATTGGGTCGGGTGGCAAGTCCTTCTCGTTCACGGGCTGGAAGGTTGGCTGGGCGACCGGTCCACGCCGACTCATCGATGCCGTCAAGGTTGTCCGGCAGCACCTGTCCTACGTCTCGAGCGGACCTTTCCAGTGGGCGATTGCCGAAGGTCTGACCTTGCCCGATCAGTACTTCACGGAGTTCCGCACCTCCCTCGCCGCCCGGCGGGATCTGCTGGCCACCGGACTCGCGAACCTGGGGATGCGGGTCCTGACCACCCAAGGAACGTACTTCATCTCCACTGACGTGACCGGTTCCCCCTCCCCCGACGTGACCGGCTCCCCCTCCCCCCACGTGACCGGCTCCCCCTCCCCCCACGTGACCGGTTCCCCCTCCACCGACGTAACGGGCCCGAGTTTCAACTCCGGGAGCGAGTTCTGCGAGTGGATCCCACAGCATGCGGGTGTCGTCGCCATCCCCATGTCGGCGCTCAGTGACCACCCGCAAGCGGAGCCATTCGTCCGCTGGGCGTTCTGCAAGGAACCGGGCACACTGCGCGAGGCCATCACCCGGCTCGAGGTAGCGCTTTCGCGCAGACGGCAGGCGAGGCTCACGTGA
- a CDS encoding heavy-metal-associated domain-containing protein, giving the protein MSVIQEYRVAGMTCGHCQAAVTNEVSAISGVTQVVVDLQPEGTSTVTVTSDTEIGPDQVKAAVAEAGYELVG; this is encoded by the coding sequence ATGAGTGTGATCCAGGAGTATCGGGTGGCGGGCATGACCTGTGGCCATTGCCAGGCCGCCGTGACGAACGAGGTGTCGGCGATCTCGGGCGTGACGCAGGTCGTCGTCGACCTGCAGCCGGAGGGGACGTCGACCGTCACCGTGACCAGCGACACCGAGATCGGCCCCGATCAGGTCAAAGCCGCCGTCGCCGAGGCGGGCTACGAGTTGGTGGGGTGA
- a CDS encoding IS1380 family transposase encodes MTDTRRAVDGIRVEIGTSPADREVAVQAAGAFARVRGAAPGQVDRVCEVARLILRWTTERAYPDDGGVVLLDVAAGDNGILVTVVDDGRPAAEFGGSAAPDSLRPLVDLTRGLRQINLGAAGNELTAVVDLPGFRPTAPAPRLQPERVTAPDRRERLRDRLVVRDAVITDAEQIASLIYECYGHDYAHRGFYRPEWIAQRIAEERLLAVVAVFETENAGLGGSPTGEIIGHNALLLEDPEGAGEIGALAVAAAYRGLIKAPSTIGTFLRGFTFGHVRQLDAVASRTLIGLAQATPVLPGIGSGCVIDIDDTVKPVFGARKQGSQFGYTKVRGLNAQLATISTDQAAPVIAATRLRRGSRNSAAGGVRMIRDTIATARRCGASGPILVRSDSAYCSAAIIAAISKAGARFSTGIGMNPNVRRAIAAIDDAAWTRITYPQAIPDPDTEELVSAAEVAEISYAAFTSKPKAQQVSARLIVRRIPELNRAKLAGQDPLFPLYRYHAIFTDNPADLITAEAQHRGHAIIEQVIADLKNSALAHLPSGKFTANAAWLVAAAIAFNLELPPTSPRPLPAAPVSATCPLP; translated from the coding sequence GTGACCGACACCCGTCGCGCCGTGGACGGGATCCGGGTGGAGATCGGTACGTCTCCCGCCGACCGGGAGGTCGCGGTCCAAGCCGCGGGGGCATTTGCCCGAGTCCGGGGTGCGGCTCCTGGTCAGGTCGATCGGGTGTGTGAGGTCGCGCGGTTGATCCTCCGATGGACCACCGAGCGGGCTTACCCGGATGACGGCGGGGTGGTGCTGCTCGACGTAGCGGCCGGCGACAACGGGATCCTGGTCACCGTCGTGGACGACGGACGTCCCGCTGCCGAGTTCGGGGGGTCCGCCGCTCCGGATTCACTGAGGCCCCTGGTCGACCTCACCCGTGGCCTCCGGCAGATCAATCTCGGCGCGGCCGGGAACGAACTGACCGCAGTGGTGGACCTGCCGGGATTTCGTCCCACGGCACCTGCGCCCCGGCTCCAGCCCGAACGCGTCACTGCACCCGATCGCCGCGAACGGTTGCGCGATCGGCTGGTGGTACGCGATGCCGTGATCACCGATGCGGAGCAGATCGCCAGTCTGATCTACGAGTGCTACGGGCATGACTACGCGCATCGGGGCTTCTACCGACCTGAGTGGATCGCCCAGCGGATCGCGGAGGAACGACTACTCGCCGTCGTTGCTGTTTTCGAAACTGAGAACGCCGGTCTCGGTGGCAGCCCCACCGGCGAGATCATCGGCCACAACGCCCTCCTGCTCGAGGATCCGGAGGGGGCCGGGGAGATCGGTGCCTTGGCTGTTGCTGCCGCCTACCGGGGTCTGATCAAGGCGCCGTCGACGATCGGGACGTTCCTGCGCGGGTTCACCTTTGGACATGTGCGCCAACTGGACGCGGTCGCCTCGCGCACCTTGATCGGGTTGGCGCAAGCGACACCCGTGCTGCCGGGCATCGGGTCGGGGTGTGTGATCGATATCGACGACACCGTCAAACCGGTGTTCGGTGCCCGCAAGCAAGGGTCGCAGTTCGGGTATACGAAAGTGCGGGGGTTGAATGCGCAGTTGGCCACGATCAGCACCGACCAGGCCGCTCCGGTGATCGCGGCCACCCGCCTGCGTCGCGGCTCCAGGAACAGCGCCGCCGGTGGGGTGCGGATGATCCGCGACACCATCGCCACCGCGCGACGCTGCGGAGCAAGCGGTCCGATCCTGGTGCGTTCGGACTCGGCGTACTGTTCCGCGGCCATCATCGCCGCCATCAGCAAAGCGGGGGCTCGATTCTCGACCGGGATCGGGATGAATCCCAACGTGCGCCGAGCGATCGCGGCGATCGACGACGCGGCCTGGACCCGGATCACCTACCCGCAAGCCATCCCGGACCCTGACACCGAGGAACTGGTGTCCGCAGCCGAGGTCGCCGAGATCTCATATGCGGCGTTCACCTCCAAACCCAAGGCACAGCAGGTGTCTGCGCGGTTGATCGTGCGCCGCATCCCCGAGTTGAACCGCGCGAAACTGGCCGGCCAGGACCCCCTGTTCCCGCTGTATCGCTACCACGCGATCTTCACCGACAACCCCGCTGACCTGATCACCGCCGAAGCGCAGCACCGTGGTCACGCGATCATCGAACAAGTCATCGCCGACCTGAAGAACTCCGCCCTGGCCCACCTGCCCTCCGGGAAGTTCACCGCCAACGCCGCGTGGCTGGTCGCCGCCGCGATCGCGTTCAACCTGGAATTACCGCCGACCTCGCCGAGGCCATTGCCGGCCGCGCCCGTATCCGCGACCTGCCCGCTGCCTTGA
- a CDS encoding SMP-30/gluconolactonase/LRE family protein has translation MLGRPQVRPHSWHPTPAPKGPTASPLPIAQRLRVPGTGPEDTLVIDDRIYTGLDDGRILSVSLDGRRIDIVTDTSGRPLGLERHPDGRIVVCDAEQGLLLVDPASGAIQTLVPRGQHDLHICNNAAVTADGTIYFSDSTQRFDLGHYNADLIEHSGTGRLLRRAPDGSVDVLATGLQFANGVALSSDESFVVVAQTGSYELTRVWLTGDRAGQAATFGDILGGFPDNLSTGTDGLIWVAMASARKALLDRTAGLPWVRAAVWALPEVLHPKPDRIVWVKALDAEGQVVHDLFGTDNDFFMVTGVREVDGRLYLGSLATNCMGVADVPVT, from the coding sequence ATGCTCGGCAGACCCCAGGTCCGACCCCATTCATGGCACCCCACACCGGCGCCCAAGGGTCCGACTGCCAGTCCGCTGCCGATCGCCCAGCGTCTGCGGGTGCCCGGCACCGGACCGGAGGACACACTCGTCATTGACGATCGGATCTACACGGGGCTGGATGATGGCCGTATCCTGAGCGTCTCGCTGGATGGACGTCGGATCGACATCGTGACCGACACGTCCGGTCGCCCGTTGGGACTCGAGCGGCACCCTGACGGGCGCATCGTCGTCTGCGATGCGGAACAGGGTCTGTTGCTGGTCGATCCCGCCTCCGGGGCCATCCAGACCCTGGTGCCCCGTGGTCAGCATGACCTGCACATCTGCAATAACGCGGCCGTCACCGCGGACGGCACGATCTACTTCTCCGACTCCACCCAGAGGTTCGATCTGGGTCATTACAACGCCGACCTGATCGAGCACTCCGGGACCGGTCGCCTGTTGCGACGCGCACCGGATGGCTCCGTCGACGTCCTTGCGACTGGCCTGCAGTTCGCCAACGGTGTCGCGCTGTCGTCCGATGAGTCGTTCGTCGTCGTCGCCCAGACCGGCAGTTATGAACTCACCCGCGTGTGGCTGACTGGAGATCGGGCCGGCCAGGCCGCCACTTTCGGCGACATCCTCGGGGGATTCCCTGACAACCTCTCCACCGGGACCGACGGGCTTATCTGGGTCGCCATGGCCAGCGCTCGCAAGGCCCTGCTCGACCGGACTGCGGGGCTCCCCTGGGTTCGCGCAGCGGTCTGGGCACTTCCAGAGGTGCTGCATCCCAAACCCGACCGCATCGTCTGGGTGAAGGCGTTGGATGCCGAGGGACAGGTGGTGCACGACCTGTTCGGAACTGACAACGACTTCTTCATGGTCACGGGGGTGCGCGAGGTCGACGGTCGGCTGTACCTGGGCAGCCTGGCCACGAACTGCATGGGTGTGGCGGACGTGCCGGTGACCTGA
- a CDS encoding FAD-dependent monooxygenase yields MTDPETTHPQTTHPQTTRPVSTERRLAHSDSSSGGRHSKSGGRHSKSEDGHTQPQDRHSKPLGRQGHGADVVIVGAGIGGLTAAAALHRAGFSVRVMEQAKQIMPVGAGLTIQPNAVTALARMGLGDAVKKAGQPLQAASIRDATGRVLSEIDRDSAARLLTRVGAQALGLHRATLHGALMDEVGDCITLGAQVTSANDAGVALDSGAHVSAQLVIGADGLRSTVRRLLHNDGEPRYSGYYCWRGVTSASAFPADWAGEFWGQGLRFGGCGIDGNRTYWFAVANGPAGGSTPIGDRFDSFPAEVRDTIAATDPTTVLRTDIADRDPIRQWGRGHISLLGDAAHAMTPNLGQGACQAVEDALVLANCVQRLGPNPEALRAYERIRAPRANRTVHMARRLGAIGQWHNPLLCRVRDETLRLTPSAVLTRQLRAAWQLPG; encoded by the coding sequence GTGACTGACCCTGAGACGACCCATCCCCAGACGACCCATCCCCAGACGACCCGTCCCGTCTCCACCGAGCGGCGTCTCGCGCACTCAGACTCGAGTTCCGGGGGCAGGCACTCGAAGTCCGGGGGCAGGCACTCGAAGTCCGAGGACGGGCACACACAGCCCCAGGACAGGCACTCCAAGCCCCTCGGCCGGCAGGGCCACGGCGCAGATGTGGTGATTGTCGGCGCCGGGATCGGTGGACTCACCGCAGCAGCAGCGTTGCACCGAGCGGGTTTCTCCGTTCGGGTCATGGAGCAGGCCAAGCAGATCATGCCTGTCGGTGCCGGCCTGACCATCCAGCCGAACGCTGTCACGGCTCTGGCGCGCATGGGGTTGGGGGACGCAGTAAAGAAAGCGGGGCAACCACTGCAGGCGGCGTCCATCAGAGATGCGACGGGTCGTGTCCTGAGCGAGATCGACCGGGACTCGGCCGCGCGGCTGCTGACACGGGTCGGGGCCCAGGCCCTCGGATTGCACCGCGCGACTCTGCATGGCGCCTTGATGGACGAGGTGGGGGACTGCATCACGCTCGGTGCACAGGTCACGTCCGCCAACGATGCCGGAGTCGCATTGGACTCGGGCGCCCACGTGTCCGCCCAACTGGTGATAGGTGCCGACGGGCTGCGCTCAACCGTCCGGAGGCTCCTGCACAACGACGGGGAGCCGCGATACTCCGGCTACTACTGCTGGCGCGGGGTCACATCGGCGTCAGCGTTTCCCGCTGATTGGGCGGGGGAGTTCTGGGGTCAGGGGCTGCGGTTCGGCGGGTGCGGGATCGACGGCAACCGAACCTACTGGTTCGCGGTCGCCAACGGGCCGGCCGGAGGGTCGACTCCGATCGGCGATCGGTTCGACTCCTTCCCAGCGGAAGTCCGGGACACCATCGCCGCAACCGATCCGACCACTGTCCTGCGCACCGACATCGCCGATCGTGACCCCATCCGCCAGTGGGGGCGGGGCCACATCTCACTTCTGGGTGATGCCGCCCACGCAATGACCCCCAACCTCGGCCAAGGCGCCTGTCAGGCCGTCGAGGATGCCCTGGTGCTGGCGAACTGCGTTCAGCGGCTGGGGCCCAACCCCGAAGCGCTGCGCGCCTACGAACGCATCCGCGCACCCCGCGCGAATCGCACCGTGCACATGGCCCGCCGCCTCGGCGCGATCGGGCAGTGGCACAACCCGCTCCTGTGTCGAGTCAGGGACGAAACCCTGCGGCTCACTCCCTCGGCCGTGCTGACCCGCCAACTGCGCGCCGCGTGGCAACTGCCGGGCTGA
- a CDS encoding PadR family transcriptional regulator — protein sequence MENEEMTHPLHQHPWGWQTGSHGRGGNAGPPPDEGGRGPRGHRGRHGRGPRGPRGPWGPPRSRRDRGDVRAAILLLLAEQPRHGYDIITEIADRSEGSWQPSPGSVYPVLKRLAREGLVAPSEQDGRRVFTLTDSGRQLVDDESATWGQPWQPGAGSDARSDLWSQAQQLAAAVRQVSLLDDPALIEAATQALTQARKAIYSRLAE from the coding sequence ATGGAGAACGAAGAAATGACTCATCCTCTGCACCAACATCCTTGGGGCTGGCAGACCGGCTCTCACGGTCGCGGCGGAAACGCCGGACCACCGCCCGACGAGGGCGGCCGGGGTCCCCGCGGCCATCGGGGGCGCCATGGCCGCGGACCGCGCGGACCGCGCGGGCCGTGGGGTCCGCCCCGCAGTCGCCGGGACCGAGGTGATGTCCGGGCCGCCATTCTGCTGCTTCTGGCAGAGCAACCTCGCCACGGCTACGACATCATCACCGAGATCGCTGACCGCAGTGAGGGTTCTTGGCAGCCCTCACCGGGCTCCGTCTACCCCGTTTTGAAACGTCTTGCGCGCGAAGGACTGGTGGCACCCAGCGAACAGGACGGTCGACGTGTCTTCACGCTGACCGATTCCGGACGACAACTGGTCGACGACGAATCGGCCACCTGGGGCCAACCCTGGCAGCCAGGCGCCGGATCCGACGCCCGCTCGGACCTCTGGTCGCAGGCCCAGCAACTGGCGGCTGCGGTGCGACAAGTGTCCCTCCTCGATGACCCGGCCCTCATCGAGGCCGCCACCCAGGCACTGACTCAGGCTCGCAAGGCCATCTACTCCCGACTGGCTGAGTAG
- the clpB gene encoding ATP-dependent chaperone ClpB — protein sequence MDLNFTTKSQEALSAAVRDAAAHGNAHVEPAHLLKALINQDEGIAIALLQGLGVDIIDLRAATDQAVNSIPSATGSSVSAPQLSNESYRVLNDAQALASERGDEYISTEHILIALAQSPAVGGLLAERGATPAALLDALANVRGSGRITNADPESTFQALEKYGQDLTALARDGKIDPVIGRDHEIRRVVQVLSRRTKNNPVLIGEPGVGKTAVVEGLAQRIVAGDVPESLRGKKLVALDLGAMVAGAKYRGEFEERLKAVLEEIKESDGQIVTFIDELHTVVGAGATGDSAMDAGNMLKPMLARGELRMVGATTLDEYREHIEKDPALERRFQQVLVDEPSVEDTIAILRGIKEKYEAHHKVAIADQALVAAAALSDRYITSRFLPDKAIDLVDEAASRLRMEIDSAPVEIDSLQRAVDRLHMEEMALAKETDEASKERLDRLSADLADKEEKLRGLRAQWEQEKSGLDLIGELKIRIDELRTVAEKAQRDGDFEQASRILYAEIPALEANLSEAVAKNTDRVGGMVAEEVTADDIAEVVAAWTGIPAGRMLEGETQKLLHMEDELGQRVIGQREAVREVSDAVRRSRAGIADPNRPTGSFLFLGPTGVGKTELAKALAEFLFDDERAMTRIDMSEYGEKHSVARLVGAPPGYIGYEEGGQLTEAVRRRPYTVVLLDEVEKAHPEVFDILLQVLDDGRLTDGQGRTVDFRNAILILTSNLGSQYLVDQSMSLAKRQELVMDVVRQSFKPEFLNRLDDTVMFEPLNTEELTHIVGLQLQALQDRLSDRRLTLEVTQAAKDWLALNGFDPAYGARPLRRLVQSAVGDQLAKAILSGEVRDGDTVLVDVAGDELDSLSVTRKPD from the coding sequence ATGGACCTGAACTTCACGACCAAGAGTCAAGAGGCACTGTCGGCCGCCGTCCGAGACGCCGCAGCCCATGGCAATGCACACGTCGAACCCGCACACCTGCTCAAGGCCCTGATCAATCAAGACGAGGGCATTGCGATCGCCCTGCTCCAAGGGCTCGGGGTCGACATCATCGACCTGCGCGCGGCGACCGACCAGGCAGTCAACTCGATCCCCTCTGCCACCGGTTCGTCCGTGTCCGCACCTCAGCTGAGCAACGAGTCCTACCGAGTGCTCAACGACGCCCAAGCGCTGGCGTCGGAACGCGGTGACGAGTACATCTCGACCGAACACATCCTGATCGCCTTGGCGCAGTCACCGGCGGTCGGCGGGCTGCTCGCGGAACGCGGCGCCACCCCGGCTGCGCTCCTGGACGCCTTGGCCAATGTGCGGGGCTCCGGACGCATCACCAATGCCGACCCGGAGAGCACGTTCCAGGCCCTGGAGAAATACGGGCAGGACCTGACCGCACTGGCCCGCGACGGCAAGATCGATCCCGTCATCGGGCGTGACCACGAGATTCGCCGCGTCGTCCAAGTCCTGTCCCGCCGCACCAAGAACAACCCGGTGCTCATCGGGGAACCCGGCGTCGGCAAGACCGCAGTCGTCGAGGGGCTCGCACAGCGCATCGTGGCCGGCGACGTACCGGAATCCCTTCGCGGCAAGAAGCTCGTCGCGCTCGACCTGGGCGCTATGGTCGCGGGCGCCAAGTACCGCGGGGAGTTCGAGGAGCGACTCAAGGCCGTCCTCGAGGAGATCAAGGAATCCGACGGGCAGATCGTCACGTTCATCGACGAACTGCACACAGTGGTCGGCGCCGGCGCCACCGGCGACAGCGCCATGGATGCCGGAAACATGCTCAAGCCCATGCTGGCGCGCGGCGAGTTGCGCATGGTCGGCGCCACCACTCTCGACGAGTACCGCGAACACATCGAGAAAGACCCCGCCTTGGAGCGGCGGTTCCAGCAGGTGCTCGTCGATGAACCCAGCGTCGAGGACACCATCGCGATCTTGCGTGGCATCAAGGAGAAGTACGAGGCGCACCACAAGGTGGCCATCGCCGATCAGGCCCTGGTGGCAGCGGCCGCACTGTCGGATCGCTACATCACCTCTCGCTTCCTGCCCGACAAGGCCATCGATCTCGTCGACGAAGCCGCATCGCGACTGCGCATGGAGATCGACTCCGCCCCGGTGGAGATCGACAGTCTTCAGCGTGCCGTCGATCGGCTGCACATGGAGGAGATGGCGCTCGCCAAGGAGACTGACGAGGCCTCCAAAGAGCGGCTGGACCGGCTCAGCGCCGATCTGGCCGACAAGGAAGAGAAACTGCGCGGCCTGCGGGCCCAGTGGGAGCAGGAGAAGTCCGGACTCGATCTGATCGGTGAGCTGAAGATCAGGATCGACGAACTGCGTACTGTCGCCGAGAAGGCCCAACGCGACGGCGACTTCGAACAGGCGTCACGAATCCTGTACGCCGAGATTCCCGCGCTGGAGGCCAACCTGAGCGAAGCGGTCGCCAAGAACACCGATCGGGTGGGCGGGATGGTGGCGGAAGAAGTCACCGCTGACGACATCGCCGAGGTTGTCGCCGCGTGGACGGGCATCCCCGCGGGACGCATGCTCGAGGGCGAGACCCAGAAACTGCTGCACATGGAGGATGAGCTCGGTCAGCGCGTCATCGGGCAAAGAGAAGCCGTGCGCGAGGTGTCGGACGCGGTGCGGCGCAGTCGTGCCGGGATCGCCGACCCGAACCGGCCCACCGGTTCGTTCCTGTTTCTCGGCCCGACCGGCGTCGGCAAGACGGAGTTGGCCAAGGCGCTTGCCGAGTTCCTGTTCGACGACGAGCGGGCGATGACCCGGATCGACATGAGCGAGTACGGAGAGAAGCACTCGGTAGCCCGCCTCGTCGGTGCGCCGCCCGGATACATCGGCTACGAGGAAGGTGGCCAGCTCACGGAGGCCGTGCGGCGCCGCCCCTACACCGTCGTCCTGCTCGATGAGGTCGAAAAGGCGCATCCCGAGGTGTTCGACATCCTGCTTCAGGTGCTCGACGACGGACGGCTGACCGACGGCCAGGGCCGCACAGTGGATTTCCGCAACGCCATCTTGATTCTGACCTCCAACCTGGGCAGTCAGTACCTTGTGGATCAGTCCATGTCGCTCGCCAAACGCCAAGAACTCGTCATGGATGTCGTGCGGCAGTCGTTCAAGCCGGAGTTCTTGAACCGGCTCGATGACACGGTCATGTTCGAGCCGCTGAACACCGAGGAACTCACCCACATCGTGGGGCTGCAGTTGCAGGCGCTGCAGGATCGGCTGTCCGACCGCAGGCTCACGCTCGAAGTCACTCAGGCGGCAAAGGATTGGCTGGCGCTCAACGGATTCGATCCGGCTTACGGCGCCCGGCCTCTGCGCCGGCTCGTGCAGTCGGCGGTCGGTGATCAACTGGCCAAGGCGATCTTGTCGGGGGAGGTCCGCGACGGTGACACGGTGTTGGTCGACGTGGCCGGAGATGAGTTGGACTCGCTGTCGGTGACGCGCAAACCGGACTGA